gtcgagatctagtgCTATTGTTAAAATGGAAACACCCTTTAGTTTGATAGAAGATCAATTTAATATCGCTAATATATTACTTTCCcactattatttattatttttcttaaaaagtgTTAAAATGAATGTGTTTAAagcttttttagaaaaaaaaaagttattgattaataaaattaaaatttcaaaaaataacttTAATCTCTACAAAATTTAGGGAGAAAACTTAGACTAAATTTCCTACTTAATTTTTTGCGTTAAAATCAATTCATTTTCTATTCAAACTTGGACTATACTAAGACGTTTTCTCCCATGGCTAAGTTAACAACAGTTCGTTTTCTATTGAAAGTAGCTGCTTCCTGCAATTGGTTTCTTCATCAACTGGACATTTCCAATGCATTTTTGAATGACGAGTtgaaaaagaaatttatatgAAGATTCCAGAATAGTATGCAGAGAGGAAAGGTATCACATTGCCTAAAGGTTTTGTTTTCCGACTGAACAAATCGATCTATGGTCTCAAACAGGCGTCACAACAATGGTTCCTTAAGTTCTCTGCTGCTCAGTTGCGTTTGTGTTTCTCAAGGGCTACTGGTGATCATACCCTCTTTGTCAAGACTTGTGCTGATGGACATTTTCTTGCAGtgttagtgtatgtggatgacatcattGTGTCAAGCACAAATGTATCCAAATCTAAAGAGTTGATCCAAAATTTGTCTCAACAGTTCAATTGAGAGATCTTGGCGTTCTTAAGTACTTCTTGGATCTTGAAATAGCTCAAAGCAATGAAGGTATCTCTGTTTGTCAAAGAAAATATGCTTTGGAGACTCTTTCTTCTATAGGAATGTATGGATGCAAGCCTATCTCGACTCCTATGGTTCTGAATCTTCATTTGACTATTGATGAGGGTGCTCCTATAGAGAATCCAGAGATGTATCAAAGTCTTGTCGGACGGTTAATGTATCTTACGATCACTCGACCAGATATCACATATGCTGTCAACAAGCTTTGTCAATACTCCTCTGCTCCTAAGCTACCTCATCTTCAGGCAGTCTATAGAGTGTTGCACTACATCAAAGGAACTATTGGACATGGTATTTTCTACTCAACTTCCGCTGACTTGACCCTGAAGGGCTTTGCTGATGCAGATTGGAGTTCATGTCATGATAGTAGACGATCAACGACAGGACCAGTCTCATGTTCTTCCGCTGACGCAGAGTATCACGCCTTATCTCAAGCTGCGAAGGAGATGGTTTGGTTGATCAAGTTACTTAATGATTTGAAGGTATGATCACTAACTCCGATCTTATTCTCTGATATTACTGCGGACATTTACATTGCTATTAATCTCGTGTTCCACGAACAGAGTAAGCATAGAGAGAATGATTGTCATTTTGTTCGGAAACACTTGATCCTGATATACTCAAGACTCTCCATGTTCGTACGGCTGATCAAGTTGCAGATATCATGACTAAACCACTGTTTCCTCATTAGTTTAATCATCTTAAGTCCAAAATGAACCTTCATAACATTTTCGAAAGCTCATCTTGAAGAGACATATTGGTGTACATATCCGGTTTACCGGTTTAAATGCTAATTTAACTTAGTGGTTTAGTATTGGTTTAGTGTACAGCTTACTATATAAACACATGTAAATGTTCATTtgtaaaataagaaaagatattttacataataaacttcttcatctctcccaaaacttGATCGTAATAAAATCCTTTACACTCTATAGAATCTAAACCCTagacaaagaaacaaaacgTCTCGTTTATGTTAAAGGCTATATTAAATACGAAGCTGAGAATCCCAAAGAAGACGTAACAAGTGGGAGAAAAAAGTGAATGAAAGAAGACACGTTATGATTGAGTTACAAATGTCAACGCTAAGTCATCCTTAAAGCCAAACCTCACTCATTTATTAACCTAACTGCCTAACCGTCTTtctcatcaccttcctccttCATCAACTTCTCTTTATATAAACGTTTCTTCTCCCTAAAGAAAACACATTTGAGATTTTCATCATcgaaagagatagagagagaagttAAAGATAACAAATAACGATCATGAAGCTCGTCTGGTCGCCGGAAACTGCCTCTAACGCTTACATCCATACCGTTATAGAACGGTAAGAATACTCTAAATCAATGGTGCATATTTTGTTACACCTGagctattttttcttaaaagaacTTCTTGAATTGGATATGATGTATAAGTCAATGGTTACAACGATAATTTAAGGTTATTTGAAACggtatttttaatatgtgattgtTGTTTAAATGTTCCTGATGTATATGAAATTAGAATCTTGATCTTGTTTTTAacttgtaatatatatatatgtgattctTGAAGTGTAAAACTACAAAGAATCGAGTGTAGCCGAGTATTTATCGGCTACGGCGGCTGGATGGAGCACGAGGCTGATCGTGGAGACTTGGAAGCGTGGAGACCCCATCGCCACCAGTGTCGGACTAGCTGTAGCAGCCATACATACCCGCGGAAGACACATATGCATAGTTCCTGACGAGGAGTCAAGATTGGAGTACGAGACCGTGATGAAAAGAGCCGTCGTGAGCGAAACGACGGAGATAGTGGTCGGAGACTCGGTGGAGGACGTGGTGGATAGACTCTCCGGCGTGGACTTCTTGGTGGTGGACTCAAAACGAGGCGAGTACGTCAAGGCGTTGGGGTTAGCGAACACGAGCAAAATGGGTGCCGTTTTGGTGTGTAAAAACGCCACGCAGAAGTCTATCCCTGGGTTTAAGTGGCACCGTGTTTTGAGACGAGGCACACGTGTTGTAAGATCGGTGTTTTTACCCGTCGGGAGAGGGTTAGATATCGCACACGTGGGAGccagtggtggtggtggtgatttgAAGAAGGTTCATAGTCGTTGGATTAAACACGTCGATCCTCGGTCAGGAGAAGAGCATCTGTTCAAACGCAAATAGAAAATAATCTGGGTAATAAGACCATTTAAaggataaaatttttaagttcCTTTTTAATGATGTAACTAGTAAGCAAGAACGTCGAATGTACTTTTGTTATTGACCATTTGCAAATGGTCAAGAGTTGGTgattttttccaaaataataaaatctttcACATCTTCATAAACACCACAAAACATCTCCCATTATCATTTTCATCTCAACGTTAAGTGCATtctatctcttctctctcactttattttctttcatcttgTTTGATCCAATAGCCATGACAGCACGCTCATCATCGTCACCTAGAAGAAACCACCAATATCCTATCGATGACCATGACTTGATCAGCAAACTCCCAGACGAGTTATTGCAAATGATTCTTTCAAAATTGTCCATCGAAGAAGCTGTAAGAACAAGTGTTTTATCGTCACGTTGGGTGGATGTGTGGAAATGGAGGTCTCATCTCGTCCTCGACATGAACAAGGTCTTGGATACAACCCCAGATAAAGATTTGGCCTATGTTTCTTTTAAGTTGGCTAGATCAATGACTAAGGTTCGTCAATTATCTTCCCTCTTAGGTtttcattttaatcattttctttAGGAAGGTTTgtctataatctatatatatttatatacaagaaTACAAAAATTGGATCGACCTATAGACTAATGTTTGGATATATGATTGTGCATTTGGATTTGTAGCAGAAGACATGTTATATGTGAAACAACTATATGATGTAATATGCGATCAAATAATATGCCTcttaaatacattattaatttaaCAGATTTAAAAGTGGGTAAAGAACTATAGTGAAATAGAATCTAGAAGTGATGTGTTGCGTTACTCCACTTAGAACACATACAAACAAAACTACATGATACTTAATCGTGGATTTCAATTTTAACAGATTATTAACTTTtgatatttgttatatatatatatgcttcaCACACAAAAATTAATTGGAACCAAATCATGCACAGACTAGACAACATTTcttaatatataaagattttgaTAGACAACTTCTATTCCAATCCATGCATGAGATATTTGTGCAACATGAAATTAATAcggtgaatttttttttttttttaaatctctaaTTATTTTGTGTTCTGAAGGTTATAAAGAATCACCACCGTGGCCATCTAGAAAGTTGCATTATTCACTATGACGTATTACAGTGTAAGAATGCTACGCTCCAAAGTTGGATCCACACAGCGACTCAattgaaacacacaaaaattcTCACACTTACAAACCGTATGCCTGGTTATCTAAGGGGTTACAAAATAACTAGTTATCTCCGCTTGCTCCCAGATACATTCTCACATCATAGCCTCACTTCACTGTCACTTTGTGGATTTTTGGTAATAACTCCACATGCATTTGGCAATTGCGAGAACCTTAAGACCCTTAAGCTTTTAAACATAGCCATCCCACAAGCTAGTGACCTTAGCGAAGTTTTAGCAGCTTGCACCTCCCTCGAGGTGATTGTGTTGCAAGTCAATTTCCTTAGCCAATATGGTGTGTTGAAGATTGAGAACAACAACTTGAAGTTCTTGCAAGTGACTTTCCCGTATGAGATTGATAGGATCGAAGTGTATGCAACTTGTCTAGACGTGCTCGACATCAGGTTTATCAAAGGTAAGAGAGAGAACTTCATCCTCGCTGGTCCCAACATCCAGGTTAACAAAAATGCTTGGGTGAGTGATCACGGTATTCATACGCCTCACCTCTTCTATAATGTATCATCATATCTCGCTCAGGTACAAACTTAACTAGCAcaatcattttatattttcaaaataatacatttatatatataaaaaattatatatatatatatatatataaacattttgacAAGTATGATATATACTGAATCTTAATTAggagaaaaaaatcatttgccGTGAGCTTTTGGTGAGTGACTTTCATGATATGAGACGGGATGGGTCTTTATCAGTGACTGTAGATATAACTGATCCGAAAGAAGTGGAGATAGTGAAGGAAGTTTTGCTTATGTGGGCTACTAACAAGATGATAGAGCTTGAGATCTTTTTCAAGGTACATTCATGTTATGGTTAAATTCTCATTATTGGATAGAACTTAATCACTTCTCTCACTCATTAATATCATATTTTCATTTCAGAACAAGAAAGCTCCTAGAGATGAAGGTGAATGTTCTACTAACAACAGAACACATAAAATTTTGTTGGAGGATGCAAAACCGTTCCCTAACGCTGCTTTCCGCGTTTATAACGTGCGGTTGTATAATTTTGACGGTTCGAATGAGGAAGAGTTTGCGTTCGCTTCCCGTTTGGTGACGCAAAAGACGGTGGTTAGGAAGATGATGATTGAGACCTCGTCGTTTCATCCGATGAAGAAGTTGAATGCAGAAGCAGCTGTGGCCAAGTTGATGGAACTTCCTAAAGGTTACAAACGTCTTCGTATTGAATGCTTCTGATGATGAAACTTCTATTTACTagcctttttatttattaatttaaggattctatggttttaaaatttggataattactttgttttccgtactttttttgtgtttagcgtttgaaaattttatgacAAAAGGACTTTATATTTACTTTGTTTTAATAtgaactagggtcggcccgccctacgggcgggatattagttaatttgatattcactaaatactctagttgaaatttgttttaagattcaagaatttggttatctgttatgtcttacttattagtatgcggtgATATAGTTGTTTTTCAattattcttgctttggtattgtatcaaattaactaattgtccaactcataattatagatgtacaaatgtggatttgtgataaagtttgatgacaatactgttttttttttaattcttattcatagtggagtgtgcatgtgtcagaaagaggcttataacaacttttatgtttttgtgtatggattttaaatatatattattttgtattatgcatacttgctctacaacatttgcttgtagactaaaaaaattgttttctatatttttaaaagagaaaatatttaatttagaatataacatggacatatgtattgactatatatagaagttgggagttattttaaaatgacatatgtatatagatttttcaaccattacctcactggcacaaaacatttataactgtaaatacCTTATTGTAAAAGcaaattaaactaataaaagtgtgtacaacaaatgtattttgatatatattatatgcatcaagtgataaaggttggaaacattgcaaaactgcaaagtttttaacttcacgatcttcatcttgacgtcagttcagtgttggccctggccacaagcagaaaaagcatgggcttccagctgacacgataataagtattttcgcggccaaatatttataaaaagtgactttatcctagtggttctaagagaaattatcAGTGCTAGAGGTGCTGAGTTCAATTACCCTTAactgcattcatttattttggctctaaatataaaatgtgacacgtgtcactcccagaacgcacgaattgatgacgtggcttcacgggagagaggcgaacatttctttatatatatagatattatctGATTTGTTTTATTGTATTCTTGTGTTTGGTTAGTGATTTTGCAAAAGAGATTACgttatatctatttatataaaatacagTTTGTTCTCTCCAGGTGAAGACACGTCGGATGCCACGTCAGAAATTCGGCTCACGACGGCGCGACACGTGTGCGTTTCATTTATTCACATTTCTCTTGGGCCTGAAGTGAACGGTATTGGACTCTCCATCTCTCTAATGTTGCTTCCTCTTGGATACTTCGCTGTAACATTATCTAGGTCGTCGCCGGCAAAGTGGTTATCATGTTCATACGCCAGCCATGGAATCGCGGTGTTATGTTGACTGATTGGATTTCGACATATCCTGTTGGACATAGCACCGATGACTTTTCGAATTGCTTCTACCTACCAGTGAAAGAAATCCATGAACGTTACACATTTTGGCTGAATTCAAGCGTCGCTATTAATGCTCTCATTAACGATGGAACCCCACTCTTCACACGATTTGTGATTAGACATCTCCCATTACTTATATTGTGTGATCTTCGAGTATTAATATGTAAGCTTCATCCTCTGAAATTCATAAGTTTAATTTTCACAATTGTTAGATTTCTAAATTACATAGTTAAGAATGGCTACACCTAGGTTTGACTGCTTAGGTTTTGGGAGTCACTAAATGTTAAGCGCCGCAGAGAGCTTATGGGTATAGATATGCTCCTCCTTTATGCGAAGGTGATTCCGGTGAAAAACTCATAATCATCAAACGATATTCTTGAAAAGAGTGACTTTATCTGTTTGGGAGATGGGATTTGGTATCGTTTGTTGATTTTTGTCCGTTGCCGTATTGCAGGCGACTCATTCAAGCCACCGTCAATACCTCCTGTAGATTCCTTTTTATCCAGCTGCAATCTTTCCATGTGAAACTGATGGAGAAGCAATGAACTCTGTTTTATACAATaaagttttaaataattatttaaagagCTTTCACCTCATTTGAAGAAAGCATTCAGGTAACTTGAGCTCACActtcttgattttgtttttttactcaCTGCTAATACAggtttaaaaagaaaatctttTTGTAGATTGATATATGATGAGCTTGAGAAAGTTAGAGGTGCAACTGTGCCTTTAGAAAACGGTTAAAAATATTGGGGCTGTCCTCGCGACAAGTTTTTccagtttttgtttttacacATCAGACGATGTATTGTGAAATCAGTAAGTGAATAACACCTTTTTTTGTTGCAGATTCCTGGTGCAAATGGTGGTTACAGACAATACTGATGCAGCCCATTTTTGTTGCATTGGATGGGTCAATAACAAAGCTAATCAATGTCCGTGCCTCTGAGGTTTCCCTGGTATGGTTCGCCACAAG
The nucleotide sequence above comes from Brassica napus cultivar Da-Ae chromosome A9, Da-Ae, whole genome shotgun sequence. Encoded proteins:
- the LOC125578207 gene encoding uncharacterized mitochondrial protein AtMg00240-like, with protein sequence MYGCKPISTPMVLNLHLTIDEGAPIENPEMYQSLVGRLMYLTITRPDITYAVNKLCQYSSAPKLPHLQAVYRVLHYIKGTIGHGIFYSTSADLTLKGFADADWSSCHDSRRSTTGPVSCSSADAEYHALSQAAKEMVWLIKLLNDLKV
- the LOC125578499 gene encoding F-box protein At3g60790-like — translated: MTARSSSSPRRNHQYPIDDHDLISKLPDELLQMILSKLSIEEAVRTSVLSSRWVDVWKWRSHLVLDMNKVLDTTPDKDLAYVSFKLARSMTKVIKNHHRGHLESCIIHYDVLQCKNATLQSWIHTATQLKHTKILTLTNRMPGYLRGYKITSYLRLLPDTFSHHSLTSLSLCGFLVITPHAFGNCENLKTLKLLNIAIPQASDLSEVLAACTSLEVIVLQVNFLSQYGVLKIENNNLKFLQVTFPYEIDRIEVYATCLDVLDIRFIKGKRENFILAGPNIQVNKNAWVSDHGIHTPHLFYNVSSYLAQEKKIICRELLVSDFHDMRRDGSLSVTVDITDPKEVEIVKEVLLMWATNKMIELEIFFKNKKAPRDEGECSTNNRTHKILLEDAKPFPNAAFRVYNVRLYNFDGSNEEEFAFASRLVTQKTVVRKMMIETSSFHPMKKLNAEAAVAKLMELPKGYKRLRIECF